From one Gossypium hirsutum isolate 1008001.06 chromosome D08, Gossypium_hirsutum_v2.1, whole genome shotgun sequence genomic stretch:
- the LOC107908852 gene encoding E3 ubiquitin-protein ligase SINAT5: MEFDNIEYVSTTDGINEDEIHHHNLQHPHPHHAHHQFSSSKPHNATNTTNNGNTTTNNIVGPTAIAPATSVHELLECPVCTNSMYPPIHQCHNGHTICSTCKTRVHHRCPTCRQELGDIRCLALEKVAESLEMPCKYYNLGCPEIFPYYSKLKHEAMCNYRPYNCPYAGSECSVVGDIPFLVGHLRDDHKVDMHTGCTFNHRYVKSNPREVENATWMLTVFHCFGQYFCLHFEAFQLGMAPVYMAFLRFMGDETEARNYSYSLEVGANGRKLIFEGTPRSIRDSHRKVRDSHDGLIIQRNMALFFSGGDRKELKLRVTGRVWKEQQNPDTGVCIPNLCS; the protein is encoded by the exons ATGGAGTTCGATAACATTGAGTATGTGTCAACTACAGATGGAATCAATGAGGATGAGATCCATCACCATAACCTGCAACATCCTCACCCTCATCATGCTCACCATCAATTTTCATCGTCCAAGCCTCACAATGCCACCAACACCACCAATAATGGGAATACCACCACCAACAACATTGTGGGTCCTACGGCCATCGCTCCTGCTACCAGCGTCCATGAATTGTTAGAATGCCCTGTTTGTACCAATTCTATGTACCCACCAATCCATCAG TGCCACAATGGCCATACAATTTGTTCTACCTGTAAAACAAGAGTGCACCATCGGTGCCCCACTTGTAGACAGGAACTCGGTGATATCAGATGTTTAGCATTGGAGAAAGTGGCGGAATCCCTTGAGATGCCTTGCAAATACTACAACTTGGGATGCCCAGAAATATTTCCCTATTACAGCAAACTCAAACATGAGGCAATGTGCAACTACAGACCATACAATTGTCCCTATGCTGGATCAGAATGTTCTGTTGTCGGGGATATTCCTTTCCTGGTTGGCCATCTGCGGGATGACCACAAGGTGGACATGCATACTGGCTGCACATTTAACCATCGCTATGTTAAGTCCAACCCTCGGGAAGTAGAGAATGCTACCTGGATGCTAAca GTCTTCCATTGCTTTGGTCAGTATTTTTGTCTTCACTTTGAAGCTTTCCAGCTTGGCATGGCCCCTGTCTACATGGCATTTCTCCGTTTCATGGGTGATGAAACAGAGGCTAGGAACTATAGCTATAGCCTTGAGGTTGGAGCAAATGGCCGAAAACTTATATTTGAAGGCACCCCACGTAGCATCCGTGATAGTCACCGGAAAGTCAGGGACAGCCATGATGGTCTAATTATCCAACGTAACATGGCACTTTTCTTCTCTGGTGGGGATAGGAAGGAGCTGAAGCTGAGGGTTACAGGGAGGGTATGGAAGGAACAACAAAATCCAGATACTGGTGTATGCATACCAAACTTATGCAGCTGA